The Mauremys reevesii isolate NIE-2019 linkage group 13, ASM1616193v1, whole genome shotgun sequence genome contains a region encoding:
- the LOC120381049 gene encoding ribonuclease-like: MALKGALPALLLPLVLLVVGLALARGESRYEKFLRQHVDASDPSPPDTRRYCNLLMRRRDLATAHKCKHLNTFIHSSADQIEPVCGDGGEPAGGDLRLSEGPFPLTVCELQGGSDPPNCDYSGSSSTSRIVIACVDGEPVHFETQVESQAGEGDEL; the protein is encoded by the coding sequence ATGGCCCTGAAGGGAGCCCTCCCTGCACTCCTGCTGCCCCTCGTCCTGCTGGTCGTTGGTCTGGCCCTGGCCCGAGGGGAGTCGCGCTATGAGAAGTTCCTGAGGCAGCATGTGGACGCCTCTGACCCCAGCCCTCCAGACACCCGGCGGTACTGCAACCTCCTGATGCGGCGCCGGGACCTGGCCACTGCCCACAAGTGCAAACACCTCAACACCTTCATCcacagcagtgctgaccagatcGAGCCCGTCTGTGGGGACGGCGGGGAGCCGGCTGGAGGAGACCTGCGCCTCAGCGAAGGCCCCTTCCCCCTCACTGTCTGTGAGCTCCAAGGAGGGTCTGATCCCCCCAACTGTGACTACAGCGGGTCCAGTAGCACCAGCAGAATCGTCATCGCCTGCGTCGATGGGGAACCAGTCCACTTTGAGACACAGGTTGAgagccaggcaggggagggggatgagCTATGA